The DNA segment TCAACCTCGATGCGGCAATCTACTATGATGTCCCTGCGAGAATCCGGCTGGGTGTTGCAGCGCCAGTAGCGAGTCGCGAATACGGTCGGGCGAAATCGATGAGTCTATACCTCACGTTCGGATCGTCGTTCTAACCCATTTGAATGGGGTCCCATATATCCGACCGTAGTCGCCAGCAATTTCCTGAAGAAAAAGCTTGACAAAAATTCAATGTCACACACGTGAAACCGAACAAGTTTTCCACCTTCCGAGGAGAATCGAGCGCGGGAAATCTTCGGGCCCGCTGCATTCGTGATGTGGATACCGTAAGTGCTTGGTGTGTATTATCTTACATTAGCACTGGCGTGGAAACACGAACTCGGGTAAACTGCTTCCCCCACGCCGGTCTGTCCCGTAAAAATACAGTAACGTTTCAGCCCGTGATCCTTTCTTGACAATCGCTACCAGCCGCGGAGAGTTGTATTAAATGCCAACGCCTGCCACCCCCGCCCCGGGACCCGCTCAGCTCAATCAGAACGCGCGGACCGTCATCGAAAAGCGCTACCTCATCAAGGACTCGACGGGCATGCCCACCGAACAGCCCGAAGACATGTTCTGGAGAGTGGCGACGACGGTGGCCGAGGCGGACAGACGTTACGGCGCCGGTGAGCCTGGGGTCTCGCAGCTCGCGCGCGATTTCTACGCGCTGATGACGGAGCGTCGCTTCGAGCCGAACTCTCCGACGCTCATGAACGCCGGCCGGCCACTTGGACAGCTCTCCGCGTGCTTCGTCCTGCCTATCGAGGATTCTCTCTCGAACGGACAGAATGGCATTTACGATACGCTTCGGGCGATGGCTCTGATTCATCAGTCAGGCGGCGGCACCGGCTTCAGCTTTTCGCGTTTGCGCGGTACGGGATCGATGGTGCGCTCCACCACGGGTGTCGCCTCCGGACCCGTTTCATTCATGAAGCTGTATGACGCTTCCACCGACGCCGTGAAGCAGGGCGGAACGCGGCGCGGCGCGAACATGGGGATTCTTCGAGTCGATCACCCCGACATCATGGACTTCATCACCTGCAAGGAAGACCTGTCGCAGGCGACGAACTTCAATATCTCCGTTGCAGTCACGATGAAGTTCATGGATGCGGTCAGAGCCGGCACTTCCTATGACCTGATCGATCCATCGACTGGGAAGGCGGTTGGCCAGCTCGACGCGCAGCACGTGTGGGGAAAGATGATCGAGGATGCGTGGCGCACCGGCGAGCCCGGGTGCTTCTTCATCGACGAAGCGAACCGCTACAATCCGGTGCCGCACGTCGGGAGCTATGAGGCAACCAACCCCTGCGGCGAGCAGCCGCTGCTGCCGTACGACGTCTGCAACCTCGGCTCCATCAATCTCGGCGCGTTCGTCCGGGACGGCGCCATCGACTGGGATTCGCTTCGCCGGGTGATCCATCTCTCGACCCATTTTCTGGAGAACGTGATCGACGCGAACCAGTATCCGCTGTCCGAGATCACCGACCTGGCGCAGCGGATCCGGCGCATCGGGCTCGGCGTCATGGGCCTGGCCGATGTGTTCGTCAAGCTCGGCGTGGCGTACGATTCGGATGAAGGAGTGGCGCTGGGGCGCCGGATTCAGCAGTTCGTGGATGAGGAAGGCAAGGTCGAATCGGAGCGGCTGGCCGCGGAGCGGGGAGTGTTCCCTGAGTGGGAGCGTAGCATCTGGGGGCCCGATGAAACCGCGGCCCGCGATGCCAACGGTGAGCGGATCCGGCCCATGCGGCGTCTCCGCAACTGCAACGTGACCACGGTGGC comes from the Gemmatimonadaceae bacterium genome and includes:
- a CDS encoding adenosylcobalamin-dependent ribonucleoside-diphosphate reductase; its protein translation is MPTPATPAPGPAQLNQNARTVIEKRYLIKDSTGMPTEQPEDMFWRVATTVAEADRRYGAGEPGVSQLARDFYALMTERRFEPNSPTLMNAGRPLGQLSACFVLPIEDSLSNGQNGIYDTLRAMALIHQSGGGTGFSFSRLRGTGSMVRSTTGVASGPVSFMKLYDASTDAVKQGGTRRGANMGILRVDHPDIMDFITCKEDLSQATNFNISVAVTMKFMDAVRAGTSYDLIDPSTGKAVGQLDAQHVWGKMIEDAWRTGEPGCFFIDEANRYNPVPHVGSYEATNPCGEQPLLPYDVCNLGSINLGAFVRDGAIDWDSLRRVIHLSTHFLENVIDANQYPLSEITDLAQRIRRIGLGVMGLADVFVKLGVAYDSDEGVALGRRIQQFVDEEGKVESERLAAERGVFPEWERSIWGPDETAARDANGERIRPMRRLRNCNVTTVAPTGTISIIAGCSSGIEPLFAVAFMRNQAGALMPDVNEDFVAIAKAEGWYSDELMLKIAATGHIDFPEVPAKWQRVFVTANAIKPEWHIRMQAAFQEYNDSAISKTCNFAQDATEEYVEEIYRLAYRLNCKGVTVYRDGSREMQVLSTGSTAKKVTEQHGKDGKGGKEGKGRLDRAQAEVLSDLKGTIAE